One window of the Granulicella arctica genome contains the following:
- a CDS encoding SurA N-terminal domain-containing protein has product MMKTVMNWKQDDSGGVHVLRAAMLPVALLAMAGCHRGHNAGVVATVNGHAITRTDMDKAYKDQLGDTQQEPSQEQADSLRLNLLRGLIDEEMVEQRAAKMNLTATNEEVDAKLAEMKAPYTEEEFNARLKSSNHTLEDVKHDLRRSLTDNKLLNKEINSKITVSDTDVSSYYNAHKSEFNLREMQYHLAGIRVTSVASAQPGNLQNSKATNDDEARKKIQTLKNRLDSGEDFGSIASNFSEWPETAPNGGDMGFVPESQLQATGQIYSAVTKLKAGDSTDIIPLLDATSKKPVGYSIYKLLSRDPAGQRELNDPRVQQAIRQQLRDGRSQLLKNAFYEMMRDQTKIENFFAEEIFKNDAH; this is encoded by the coding sequence ATGATGAAGACAGTGATGAATTGGAAGCAAGACGACTCTGGCGGCGTGCACGTTCTCCGCGCAGCGATGCTTCCCGTAGCGCTTCTGGCGATGGCAGGATGCCATCGGGGCCACAACGCAGGTGTTGTTGCGACGGTCAACGGTCATGCGATAACGCGGACCGACATGGACAAAGCGTACAAGGACCAGCTTGGTGACACTCAACAGGAGCCTTCTCAGGAGCAGGCGGATTCACTTCGCTTGAACCTGCTGCGCGGGCTGATCGATGAAGAGATGGTTGAGCAGCGTGCCGCCAAGATGAACCTGACCGCAACGAACGAAGAGGTCGATGCGAAGCTCGCTGAGATGAAAGCTCCTTACACCGAGGAGGAGTTCAATGCGCGGCTGAAGTCCAGTAACCACACGCTCGAGGATGTGAAGCACGATCTGCGCCGCTCCTTGACGGATAATAAGCTGCTGAACAAGGAGATCAACTCCAAGATCACCGTCTCCGATACCGATGTCAGTTCGTACTACAACGCGCACAAGTCTGAGTTCAATCTGCGCGAGATGCAGTACCACCTGGCGGGGATTCGCGTGACGAGCGTGGCCTCCGCGCAGCCGGGAAATCTGCAGAACAGCAAGGCAACAAACGACGACGAGGCACGGAAGAAGATCCAGACCCTGAAGAACAGGCTCGACAGTGGTGAGGATTTCGGCTCGATCGCGTCGAACTTTTCTGAGTGGCCCGAGACGGCTCCGAATGGTGGCGACATGGGCTTCGTGCCTGAGTCGCAACTGCAGGCGACAGGGCAGATTTACAGTGCCGTGACGAAGCTGAAGGCTGGCGATTCTACGGATATCATTCCGCTGCTGGATGCCACGAGCAAGAAACCTGTGGGCTACTCGATCTACAAGCTGCTCTCGCGTGATCCTGCCGGTCAGCGCGAACTGAATGATCCGCGCGTGCAGCAGGCGATTCGCCAGCAGCTTCGTGACGGACGATCACAGCTCCTTAAGAACGCCTTCTACGAGATGATGCGCGATCAGACGAAGATCGAGAACTTCTTCGCCGAAGAGATCTTCAAAAACGACGCACACTAA